A stretch of Henckelia pumila isolate YLH828 chromosome 4, ASM3356847v2, whole genome shotgun sequence DNA encodes these proteins:
- the LOC140860395 gene encoding phosphoglycolate phosphatase 1A, chloroplastic-like — translation MLTTRLSSAASSSTLLWNPRNGPNLSGKIPSIANPSLYNSLRPIIEWSFRTKFRPRNKMDSSVSRIASPRASAQQLKDPDQLIDSVETFIFDCDGVIWKGDKLIDGVPETLDMLRSKGKRLVFVTNNSTKSRRQYGKKFETLGLDVKEEEIFASSFAAAAYLKSIDFPKDKKVYVVGEDGILKELELAGFQYIGGPEDGGKKIELKPGFLMEHDENVGAVVVGFDRYFNYYKIQYATLCIRENPGCLFIATNRDAVTHLTDAQEWAGGGSMVGAVRGSTQREPLVVGKPSTFMMDYLANEFGITKSQICMVGDRLDTDILFGQNGGCRTLLVLSGVTSMSMLQNPENPIQPDFYTNKISDFLSLKAATV, via the exons ATGCTGACAACCAGATTGTCATCTGCTGCTTCTTCCTCCACTCTGCTCTGGAATCCTCGGAACGGACCAAATTTATCCGGGAAAATCCCTTCCATCGCGAACCCATCATTGTACAATTCCCTAAGACCCATAATCGAATGGAGTTTTCGCACTAAATTTCGTCCCAGAAACAAAATGGATTCATCTGTTTCAAGAATTGCGAGTCCTCGTGCTTCTGCTCAGCAGCTGAAGGACCCTGATCAGCTCATTGACTCTGTGGAGACGTTCATATTCGATTGTGATG GGGTCATATGGAAGGGAGACAAATTGATCGACGGAGTCCCAGAAACTCTTGACATGCTTCGATCAAAG GGGAAAAGATTGGTTTTTGTCACCAACAACTCTACAAAATCGAGGAGGCAGTATGGGAAAAAGTTCGAAACACTTGGTCTTGATGTCAAGGAG GAGGAAATATTTGCTTCATCCTTTGCCGCTGCTGCATACTTAAAATCGATTGATTTCCCCAAAGATAAAAAG GTTTATGTTGTTGGTGAGGATGGCATCTTGAAGGAGCTTGAGTTGGCTGGGTTTCAGTATATTGGTGGGCCA GAAGATGGCGGGAAAAAGATTGAACTAAAACCAGGTTTTTTGATGGAACATGATGAAAAT GTTGGAGCTGTTGTGGTTGGATTTGATCGTTATTTCAACTATTACAAAATTCA gtATGCAACTTTGTGCATCCGTGAAAACCCTGGCTGTCTTTTCATTGCTACAAATCGTGATGCTGTCACACATCTTACAGATGCTCAAGAATGGGCAG GTGGTGGTTCAATGGTAGGTGCCGTGCGTGGATCCACTCAACGTGAGCCACTTGTTGTCGGAAAGCCTTCAACTTTCATGATGGACTATTTAGCAAATGA ATTCGGCATCACAAAGTCCCAGATATGCATGGTTGGAGATAGGCTAGATACTGATATTCTTTTCGGACAAAACGGTGGTTGCAGAACTCTTCTTGTCCTGTCAG GCGTGACATCCATGTCAATGCTACAAAATCCTGAGAATCCAATACAGCCTGATTTTTATACAAACAAGATTTCAGATTTTCTCTCTCTCAAGGCTGCAACAGTATGA